The Candidatus Methylacidiphilales bacterium DNA segment AACAAGTGGCTACAGCGGCTTTTTTGCCACCCGCTACAATATCACCATCTGCTATCGCAGATAGGACTGGAAAAAACAATATTACAATTAATTTATAAATATTCATTTAATAATAATTTTATCATAGAAATATCTAGTAAAAATACCTATTCGCATAAGAAACTTTCTTGCTACTACCTATAACTTAATTTAATGCGCATCGTTCCAGTTGGCAGCGCTATGGATAGATACTTCTAATGGTACATCAAGTTGTATCGCGTTCTTCATATGCATACTCACCTCCTCTAACGCTTGGGATATATATTCATTATTAACTTCTAGCACGAGTTCGTCATGCACTTGCATAATGATATGAGCTTGTTTATTTAGTATTATTGGCGCTTTAGCTAAAGAAAGCATTGCAATTTTTAGTACTTCTGCGGCGCTACCTTGAACAGGTGCATTAATAGCAACGCGTTCATGATGAGAGCGTTCGCGATAATTTTTGCTGTTGATACTTGGTAATAATACCACTCTACCCATCATGGTTGTAACATACCCTTCTTTTTTCGCAAGCAATTTACATTGTTCCATGTACTGTCTCACTTTAGGAAATCTACCAAAATAAGTATCAATATATTGTGTAGCCTGATCCCGTTCTATACCAAGCCGTGATGCTAGGCCAAACGCTCCCATGCCATAAATAAGCCCAAAATTTATTGCCTTTGCAGATCTGCGTTGCTCGGGAGTTACTTGATCGAGTGGTGTGGCAAATATTTCACTTGCAGTAGTTTGATGGATATCTATATTTTGTTCAAAAGCCTTTACCATAGTCTCATCTTGAGATAGATGCGCCATAACTCGAAGCTCAATCTGTGAATAGTCCGCGGATATTAATGACCAGCCTGGTTGAGCAATAAACGCACTTCTGATTTTTGCTCCTTCGCTGGTACCAATTGGAATATTTTGTAAGTTAGGATTAGTTGAAGATAGCCTGCCAGTACTTGTGGCAGCTTGGTGGTATGAAGTATGTATTCTCCCAGTTATACTCGATACCAAGTTTGGTAGAGGTTCAGTGTAGGTGTTTAAAAGTTTTGCGTACATTCTATGTTGTAGCATGTGCTTAGCAATTGCAACTGAATGAGGTGGATTAGCAAGTAGATCTAAAACATACTCAGCAGTTGAAGGTGCCCCTTGTGGAGTTTTACCAAGTATCGGACACTTTAAGTTGTCATAAAGCAATTCAGCGACTTGTTTTGGTGAGGCGAGGTTTATTTTTTTCCCAGCAAGAGTCGCTATCGTTTCTTCCAGTTGCGATACCTCAGCTTTAAAATCCTTTGAAAGTTGGTTAAGGATACCAATATCAATCATTACTCCACGCGTTTCTATATCTGACAACAATGTTAGCAGCGGGAGTTCAATATCGCGATACAGCCGTTCTGAGTGATGCGTGTGTATTGTTTTTGTAAAGTGGCGGTTAAGTCTGAGAGAATAATCAGCATCGGCGATAGCATATCCAGCCGCTGGAACTATTGGAACAAGTGAAAAATTTTCTTTGGCGTCATAGGTTTTAGTCAGTGTTTCAAAATCAAGCATAGGTAGATTAAGGTGAGCTCTGCTTAACGCATCTAAACTGTTACCATTGTTTTGTGATAGGGTAATATGCGCTTGAAGCAAACTATCATCAACTATCCCTCTAAGGGAAATACCGCTCGCAAGTAAAACATTTCTATCATATTTAAGATTATGTCCACATTTTCTATATAGGTCTGATTCTAACCAAGGTTTTAAAAGAGCCAATGCTTGGCTCATGTCACACTGGTCGGCGATGAGTGTTCCAGATACATCACGATGCAACAAGGGCACATAGTAACCTGCACCTTCTTGAAAAGAAAAAGACATGCCAACAATCTTCGCTTCAACAAATTGCAGAGAAGTCGTCTCACAATCAACCGCGACGAGGCTTTCTCTTTGCATATTCTCAATTAATATTTTTAGTCTATCAATAGAGGAAATTACGGTATAGCCGTCAGGTAGAGATGGGGCAGTCGGGATGGTTCCTTTCGGTACATCTTGTTCCTGGTTAAAAAGTGGCAAATGGATTAGATTTTTTCTATTTCGCATATCATGCACATCTCGAAGTCTAGAGTGATGAGAGGCAAGTTCATAGGTGCGATAAATTTTTTCCACTTCTTTATAGTCTGGACCAGCCCAGTACAAGTTTGACAACACCGCTACATGCTCAGAAAGCGGTATGTCTTGTCTAATTGTAATTAAGGTACGATTGAGTAGCAATTGCTCTCGCATTGCAATTACCTGCAGAGAAATTTTATTAGGAATCTCGTGAATACGTTGCAAAATGGTGTCAAGTGAACCAAAGAGCGATAACCATTTACTAGCAGTTTTTGGGCCGACTCCTGGCACCCCGGGGATATTATCAGCCGAATCTCCAAGCAAACTTAGGTAATCAACCATTTGATTGGGTAAAACGCCAAATCGCTTTTTCACTTTATCAACATCCATTTCTGTATCATCCTGTAGATTACAAAGATACACCGATTCATTAATAAGCTGGGTAAAATCTTTATCAATTGAAGCAATACGAACTTGATATTTTTCTTCTAGTGCACGTTTGGTTAAAGTACCAATAACATCGTCAGCTTCGACACCCGCTATTTTTTCTAGATGGAATCCAAACGCACGCACTAAGTCATAAATCACAGTAAGTTGCAATTCCAATGCTTCAGGCATAGGGGGACGATTTGCTTTATAAGTAGGAAATAGATCATGTCTAAATTTTTTGCCTGGTGGGTCAAATACAAAAACCACCGAAACATGCTCACTTCTCGTTAATTGCATAGCCAACTTAAGCAGTAATGACGAAAAACCATAAATTGCATTGGTGGCAAAGCCTCGTACGCTCATATTACTAATCGCATACCAAGATCGATATACATATGAATGCCCATCAACTAAAATTATCTGTTTTGTCATAGAACTGGATCAGCTTTGTGTAGCTATAGATATAGTAGCACATTGTATAATAACTGTTTAGGATTATGGTAAAGCATGTCAGTTTACACAACGATAGATAATGATACTGTTCAAAAATTACTACTAGATTATAGTCTAGGTTCTTTAGTAGATATACGAGGCATAACTGGCGGAATAGAAAATTCTAATTATTTTCTCATCACCTCTACACATAGGTGCGTATTAACGATTATTGAGCAGTTTCCACTTTCTGAATGTGATTGGTTTATTAAACTAAATAATCATTTGCAAGAACATAAATTTCTTGCACCAAAATACTACCACAATAATAAAAACCAGGCGATTAGTTCGTATCATGGAAAAGCTTTGGTGATTAGCGAACGCATCAGTGGGGCCTCAATCGATCATCCTGAACTTATGCATATTATGCAAGTAGCCATTGCTCTTGCTAAATTTCACAACGCAACGCAATCATTTTTGCTTACAAGACAAGATAGCCGCTCTACCGTATGGCGAGAGCAGTGTATTGCAAAACTTCATGTTGTAATTCCTAAATCTGAATTTAAATTGATACAAGAAGAACATACGTACCAAGCTACTAAACAAACACAGCTGCCACAGGGAATCATACATTCAGATCTATTTAAAGACAATGTTTTGTTTCATGAAAATAAATTAAATGGAATTATTGACTACTACTACGCTTGTCATGCTTCTTTGATTTATGATCTAGCAGTTGCAATCAATGATTGGTGTGTGGTTGAAAACCAATATAAAACCCACCTCGTACAGATTTTTATCTCAAGCTATGAACAACATAGAAAACTTCAAAACAGTGAATTTAATTCGCTTCCAGATATGTTGCGCTTAGCCGCTTTGCGTTTTTGGATTTCAAGATTAATGGATTTCAACTTCCCAAAACCAGGCCTGCTCCTACAGAACCACGATCCAGATCAAATGAAAGCAATTTTACTTCAGGCAAGATTACAAACATTATCAACCTTAGGATTAGTATAATCCATGCTCGTTATAATTCATCTTATCTGCGCATTAATAGCATTACTTTGTTTATTGCTTTTTTTAGGCAGTAGTGTAATCGCTGAATTATTTTTATCTCATGAACAACTCATAACAGTAAAATTCGCTATAGTCAATCCTGGATTATTCATCTTAATTCCTGCGATGATGGGAATTGGTATCTCTGGATATTTCTTGTCAAAAAAAAACACCAGTGCTATTGTGGTGCGAAAAATTTC contains these protein-coding regions:
- the polA gene encoding DNA polymerase I translates to MTKQIILVDGHSYVYRSWYAISNMSVRGFATNAIYGFSSLLLKLAMQLTRSEHVSVVFVFDPPGKKFRHDLFPTYKANRPPMPEALELQLTVIYDLVRAFGFHLEKIAGVEADDVIGTLTKRALEEKYQVRIASIDKDFTQLINESVYLCNLQDDTEMDVDKVKKRFGVLPNQMVDYLSLLGDSADNIPGVPGVGPKTASKWLSLFGSLDTILQRIHEIPNKISLQVIAMREQLLLNRTLITIRQDIPLSEHVAVLSNLYWAGPDYKEVEKIYRTYELASHHSRLRDVHDMRNRKNLIHLPLFNQEQDVPKGTIPTAPSLPDGYTVISSIDRLKILIENMQRESLVAVDCETTSLQFVEAKIVGMSFSFQEGAGYYVPLLHRDVSGTLIADQCDMSQALALLKPWLESDLYRKCGHNLKYDRNVLLASGISLRGIVDDSLLQAHITLSQNNGNSLDALSRAHLNLPMLDFETLTKTYDAKENFSLVPIVPAAGYAIADADYSLRLNRHFTKTIHTHHSERLYRDIELPLLTLLSDIETRGVMIDIGILNQLSKDFKAEVSQLEETIATLAGKKINLASPKQVAELLYDNLKCPILGKTPQGAPSTAEYVLDLLANPPHSVAIAKHMLQHRMYAKLLNTYTEPLPNLVSSITGRIHTSYHQAATSTGRLSSTNPNLQNIPIGTSEGAKIRSAFIAQPGWSLISADYSQIELRVMAHLSQDETMVKAFEQNIDIHQTTASEIFATPLDQVTPEQRRSAKAINFGLIYGMGAFGLASRLGIERDQATQYIDTYFGRFPKVRQYMEQCKLLAKKEGYVTTMMGRVVLLPSINSKNYRERSHHERVAINAPVQGSAAEVLKIAMLSLAKAPIILNKQAHIIMQVHDELVLEVNNEYISQALEEVSMHMKNAIQLDVPLEVSIHSAANWNDAH
- a CDS encoding homoserine kinase → MSVYTTIDNDTVQKLLLDYSLGSLVDIRGITGGIENSNYFLITSTHRCVLTIIEQFPLSECDWFIKLNNHLQEHKFLAPKYYHNNKNQAISSYHGKALVISERISGASIDHPELMHIMQVAIALAKFHNATQSFLLTRQDSRSTVWREQCIAKLHVVIPKSEFKLIQEEHTYQATKQTQLPQGIIHSDLFKDNVLFHENKLNGIIDYYYACHASLIYDLAVAINDWCVVENQYKTHLVQIFISSYEQHRKLQNSEFNSLPDMLRLAALRFWISRLMDFNFPKPGLLLQNHDPDQMKAILLQARLQTLSTLGLV